In one window of Juglans regia cultivar Chandler chromosome 3, Walnut 2.0, whole genome shotgun sequence DNA:
- the LOC109021409 gene encoding short-chain dehydrogenase TIC 32 B, chloroplastic-like isoform X1 yields MGIFSLMTGRAGPSGFGSASTAEQVTQGIDAANLTAIVTGGASGIGLETARVLALRKAHVIIAARNMEAANAAKQQIFKDIETARVDVLKLDLCSMNSIKAFVAHFNALDVPLNILINNAGVMFCPFQLSEDGIEMQFATNYLGHFHLTNLLLEKMKNTARTTGIEGRIVNLSSIAHHHTYEHGIRFDNINDSVGYSDKKAYGQSKLANILHANELSRQLKEEGINITANSVHPGLIMTPLMRHSPVMMRLLQLFTYLLWKNIPQGAATTCYVALHPNLKGVTGKYYLDCNEMESSALAKDAVLARKLWDFSNKLVNSASNP; encoded by the exons ATGGGCATCTTCTCATTGATGACAGGGAGGGCAGGGCCAAGTGGGTTTGGATCAGCTTCGACTGCTGAGCAGGTTACCCAAGGCATTGACGCCGCTAACCTCACTGCTATTGTCACCG GAGGGGCAAGTGGAATTGGGTTGGAGACAGCACGGGTCTTGGCTCTTCGGAAAGCTCATGTTATCATTGCTGCGAGGAACATGGAAGCTGCTAATGCAGCAAAACAACAAATCTTTAAAGACATCGAAACTGCTCGTGTGGATGTTCTTAAGCTCGACCTATGCTCAATGAATTCCATTAAAGCATTTGTTGCCCACTTCAATGCTCTTGACGTTCCCCTTAACATCTTGat AAACAATGCCGGTGTCATGTTCTGCCCCTTCCAGCTTTCAGAAGATGGAATAGAGATGCAATTTGCAACAAATTATCTTG GGCATTTTCATTTGACAAATCTTCTGCTGGAGAAAATGAAGAACACAGCAAGAACAACAGGGATCGAGGGCAGGATTGTCAACTTGTCATCAATTGCACACCACCACACTTACGAACATGGGATTCGATTTGACAACATCAATGATAGCGTTGG TTATTCTGACAAAAAGGCGTATGGGCAATCCAAATTAGCAAACATATTGCATGCCAATGAGCTGTCTCGTCAGCTTAAG GAAGAAGGTATAAACATTACAGCAAATTCAGTCCACCCAGGACTGATAATGACTCCCCTAATGAGGCATTCTCCTGTTATGATGA GATTGCTGCAGTTGTTCACCTATTTACTATGGAAGAACATACCCCAG GGTGCAGCCACGACTTGTTACGTCGCACTCCACCCAAATCTGAAAGGTGTGACTGGAAAGTACTATCTGGACTGCAATGAGATGGAATCAAGTGCCTTAGCCAAGGATGCTGTGTTGGCTCGAAAACTCTGGGACTTCAGCAACAAATTGGTTAATTCGGCTTCAAACCCTTGA
- the LOC108986231 gene encoding ankyrin repeat-containing protein NPR4-like, which yields MSEVESIVLPKIKKVENKDDMTPRELFTKNHKDLMKEGEIWMKDTTTSCTVVAALILTIMFAAAFTVPGGNNDTGLPIFFNKKLFSLFIITDSLSLFSSASSVLMFLGILTSRYAEEDFLKSLPTKMIIGLSTLFFSIATMMISFSACLLLVLGEESWMVIPVISLASIPVTLFVLMQFPLLVDMYISTYGPGIFDRKMEQWL from the exons ATGTCGGAGGTTGAGAGTATTGTCCTTCCAAAGATCAAGAAAGTTGAAAACAAAGATGATATGACTCCACGAGAGTTGTTTACAAAAAACCACAAGGACTTGATGAAAGAGGGTGAGATATGGATGAAGGATACAACAACTTCATGCACAGTGGTAGCCGCTCTGATTCTTACTATCATGTTCGCTGCAGCCTTTACCGTTCCAGGAGGCAACAATGACACAGGCTTGCCAatattcttcaataaaaaacTGTTTAGTCTCTTTATAATAACTGATTCTCTATCACTATTTTCCTCTGCATCTTCTGTATTGATGTTCTTAGGAATCCTCACATCACGTTATGCAGAAGAAGACTTCTTAAAATCCTTGCCCACAAAGATGATAATAGGCCTTTCCACTCTTTTCTTCTCCATTGCAACCATGATGATATCCTTTTCTGCTTGTCTTTTACTTGTGCTAGGTGAAGAATCATGGATGGTTATTCCTGTGATATCTTTGGCTAGTATTCCTGTCACCCTCTTTGTGTTGATGCAATTCCCCCTTCTTGTAGACATGTATATTTCAAC TTATGGACCCGGAATCTTCGATAGGAAAATGGAACAGTGGTTGTAA
- the LOC109021409 gene encoding short-chain dehydrogenase TIC 32 B, chloroplastic-like isoform X2: protein MEAANAAKQQIFKDIETARVDVLKLDLCSMNSIKAFVAHFNALDVPLNILINNAGVMFCPFQLSEDGIEMQFATNYLGHFHLTNLLLEKMKNTARTTGIEGRIVNLSSIAHHHTYEHGIRFDNINDSVGYSDKKAYGQSKLANILHANELSRQLKEEGINITANSVHPGLIMTPLMRHSPVMMRLLQLFTYLLWKNIPQGAATTCYVALHPNLKGVTGKYYLDCNEMESSALAKDAVLARKLWDFSNKLVNSASNP, encoded by the exons ATGGAAGCTGCTAATGCAGCAAAACAACAAATCTTTAAAGACATCGAAACTGCTCGTGTGGATGTTCTTAAGCTCGACCTATGCTCAATGAATTCCATTAAAGCATTTGTTGCCCACTTCAATGCTCTTGACGTTCCCCTTAACATCTTGat AAACAATGCCGGTGTCATGTTCTGCCCCTTCCAGCTTTCAGAAGATGGAATAGAGATGCAATTTGCAACAAATTATCTTG GGCATTTTCATTTGACAAATCTTCTGCTGGAGAAAATGAAGAACACAGCAAGAACAACAGGGATCGAGGGCAGGATTGTCAACTTGTCATCAATTGCACACCACCACACTTACGAACATGGGATTCGATTTGACAACATCAATGATAGCGTTGG TTATTCTGACAAAAAGGCGTATGGGCAATCCAAATTAGCAAACATATTGCATGCCAATGAGCTGTCTCGTCAGCTTAAG GAAGAAGGTATAAACATTACAGCAAATTCAGTCCACCCAGGACTGATAATGACTCCCCTAATGAGGCATTCTCCTGTTATGATGA GATTGCTGCAGTTGTTCACCTATTTACTATGGAAGAACATACCCCAG GGTGCAGCCACGACTTGTTACGTCGCACTCCACCCAAATCTGAAAGGTGTGACTGGAAAGTACTATCTGGACTGCAATGAGATGGAATCAAGTGCCTTAGCCAAGGATGCTGTGTTGGCTCGAAAACTCTGGGACTTCAGCAACAAATTGGTTAATTCGGCTTCAAACCCTTGA